The proteins below come from a single Streptomyces sp. SCSIO 75703 genomic window:
- a CDS encoding ATP-binding cassette domain-containing protein: MIEIEGLTKRYGEKMAVNNLTFTVRPGIITGFLGPNGAGKSTTMRMVLGLDRPTAGRVRIDGRRYDQLKDPLTVVGALLDAKAVHGGRSAYNHLLCLAQANGIPSRRVGEVLDTVGLTPVAKKKAKGFSLGMGQRLGIAGALLGDPRILMFDEPVNGLDPEGIHWIRNLMKTLAGQGRTVFVSSHLMSEMALTADHLVVIGQGRLLADTSMADFIERNSRSYVRVRAPERERLLDALHEAGLTATEAGEVLEVEGDAARAVGELAARKGLVLHELSPQRASLEEAFMGLTAGSVEYHAHGGQPPAGAGPEQAAVVPGPPGPGAGQQQWGSEWRQR, from the coding sequence ATGATCGAGATCGAGGGGCTGACGAAGCGGTACGGCGAGAAGATGGCGGTGAACAACCTGACGTTCACCGTACGCCCGGGGATCATCACCGGCTTCCTCGGGCCCAACGGCGCGGGCAAGTCGACCACCATGCGGATGGTGCTCGGACTGGACCGGCCCACCGCCGGCCGGGTCCGGATCGACGGCAGGCGCTATGACCAGTTGAAGGACCCGCTCACCGTCGTCGGCGCGCTGCTGGACGCCAAGGCGGTGCACGGCGGGCGCAGCGCGTACAACCATCTGCTGTGCCTGGCGCAGGCCAACGGCATCCCGTCCCGCCGGGTCGGCGAGGTGCTGGACACGGTGGGTCTGACGCCGGTGGCGAAGAAGAAGGCCAAGGGGTTCTCCCTGGGCATGGGGCAGCGGCTGGGCATCGCCGGCGCGCTGCTCGGAGATCCGCGCATCCTGATGTTCGACGAGCCGGTCAACGGACTGGACCCGGAGGGCATCCACTGGATCCGCAACCTGATGAAGACGCTGGCCGGCCAGGGCCGGACGGTCTTCGTCTCCTCCCACCTGATGAGCGAGATGGCGCTCACCGCGGACCACCTGGTGGTCATCGGCCAGGGCCGGCTGCTGGCGGACACGTCGATGGCCGACTTCATCGAGCGCAACTCGCGCAGCTACGTGCGGGTCCGCGCCCCGGAGCGGGAGCGGCTGCTGGACGCGCTGCACGAGGCGGGGCTCACCGCCACCGAGGCGGGCGAGGTGCTGGAGGTCGAGGGGGACGCGGCGCGGGCGGTCGGTGAACTGGCCGCGCGCAAGGGCCTGGTGCTCCACGAGCTGAGCCCGCAGCGGGCCTCGCTGGAGGAGGCGTTCATGGGGCTGACGGCGGGGTCGGTCGAGTACCACGCCCACGGCGGGCAGCCGCCGGCGGGAGCGGGGCCGGAGCAGGCCGCGGTGGTCCCGGGGCCACCGGGACCCGGAGCGGGACAGCAGCAGTGGGGCAGCGAGTGGAGGCAGCGATGA
- a CDS encoding ABC transporter permease: MSTAPAQVVRSEWTKIRSVASTVWTLSLAVVVTVALGMLISALSKSEFGNLGARDRLSFDPTYISFAGMSLGQLAMIVFGVLVVANEYGSGMIRTSLAAVPQRATFLFSKVAVATALALVVGMATSFVTFFLGQAMLGDLRASIGDPGVLRAVLGGGLYMTLIAMFSMGVAAMLRSPMLSLGILMPFFFLISGILGAVSATKKVGRFLPDQAGSKIMQVVTPVGDDTPYGPWGGLGIMALWVLAALIGGYLVLRQRDA, translated from the coding sequence ATGAGCACGGCGCCGGCGCAGGTCGTCCGGTCCGAGTGGACCAAGATCCGTTCGGTGGCGTCCACGGTGTGGACGCTCTCCCTCGCCGTGGTCGTCACGGTCGCCCTCGGCATGCTGATCTCGGCGTTGTCGAAGAGCGAGTTCGGCAACCTCGGCGCACGGGACCGGCTCTCCTTCGACCCGACGTACATCAGCTTCGCCGGGATGAGCCTCGGCCAGCTCGCCATGATCGTGTTCGGCGTGCTGGTGGTCGCCAACGAGTACGGCTCGGGCATGATCCGCACCTCACTGGCGGCCGTGCCGCAGCGGGCGACCTTCCTGTTCAGCAAGGTCGCGGTGGCCACGGCGCTCGCGCTGGTGGTGGGGATGGCGACGAGTTTCGTCACCTTCTTCCTGGGCCAGGCGATGCTGGGCGACCTGCGGGCGTCGATCGGGGACCCGGGTGTGCTGCGCGCGGTCCTGGGCGGGGGCCTGTACATGACCCTCATCGCCATGTTCTCGATGGGCGTGGCGGCGATGCTGCGCTCGCCGATGCTCTCCCTGGGCATCCTGATGCCGTTCTTCTTCCTGATCTCCGGCATCCTGGGCGCCGTCTCGGCGACGAAGAAGGTCGGCCGGTTCCTGCCGGACCAGGCGGGCAGCAAGATCATGCAGGTGGTCACGCCGGTCGGTGACGACACGCCGTACGGACCCTGGGGCGGCCTCGGGATCATGGCGCTGTGGGTGCTCGCGGCGCTGATCGGCGGCTACCTGGTCCTGCGGCAGCGGGACGCGTAG
- a CDS encoding ABC transporter ATP-binding protein, translating to MIEAVGLTKRYGDKTAVDDLSFQVRPGTVTGFLGPNGSGKSTTMRMILGLDNPTAGHVTIGGYPYRTLPNAPRQVGALLDAKAVHGGRTARNHLLSLAQLSGIPDRRVDEVLGVVGLQHVARRRSKGFSLGMGQRLGIAAALLGDPQVLLFDEPVNGLDPEGILWVRNLMKALAAEGRTVFVSSHLMSEMALTADHLIVIGRGRLLADMSVTRFISANSADFARVRTPDGEPPLREKLTAALTEAGGHVLPEQDGALRVTGLPLPRISDVAHESGVRLWELSPHQASLEEAYMRMTQGAVDYRSTIDEKAGLREPLPPGAQPPMPVPGQGQPGWYAPPPPQPNGMAPAPAPVPQNPYAAPGAPPAAPAPPSSGPAPAAPAPAPAPATDPTTPEDVR from the coding sequence ATGATCGAAGCAGTCGGCCTGACCAAGCGCTACGGCGACAAGACCGCTGTGGACGACCTGTCCTTCCAGGTGCGGCCCGGCACCGTCACCGGCTTCCTGGGCCCGAACGGCTCGGGCAAGTCCACGACGATGCGGATGATCCTCGGCCTGGACAACCCCACCGCGGGACACGTGACGATCGGCGGCTACCCGTACCGCACGCTGCCCAACGCGCCCCGCCAGGTCGGCGCGCTGCTCGACGCCAAGGCCGTGCACGGCGGACGCACCGCCCGCAACCACCTGCTGAGCCTCGCCCAGCTCTCCGGCATCCCCGACCGCCGGGTCGACGAGGTGCTCGGCGTGGTCGGCCTCCAGCACGTGGCCCGGCGCCGTTCCAAGGGCTTCTCCCTCGGCATGGGCCAGCGGCTCGGCATCGCCGCCGCCCTGCTCGGCGACCCCCAGGTGCTCCTCTTCGACGAGCCGGTCAACGGCCTCGACCCCGAGGGCATCCTCTGGGTGCGCAACCTGATGAAGGCGCTCGCGGCCGAGGGACGCACCGTCTTCGTCTCCTCCCACCTGATGAGCGAGATGGCGCTCACCGCCGACCACCTGATCGTCATCGGCCGCGGCCGGCTGCTCGCCGACATGAGCGTGACCCGGTTCATCTCGGCGAACTCCGCCGACTTCGCCCGGGTCCGCACCCCCGACGGCGAGCCGCCGCTGCGCGAGAAGCTGACCGCCGCGCTGACCGAGGCCGGCGGCCACGTCCTGCCCGAGCAGGACGGCGCGCTGCGCGTGACCGGGCTGCCGCTCCCGCGTATCAGCGACGTGGCGCACGAGAGCGGTGTCCGGCTGTGGGAGCTGTCCCCGCACCAGGCGTCGCTGGAGGAGGCGTACATGCGGATGACGCAGGGCGCCGTCGACTACCGCTCGACCATCGACGAGAAGGCCGGCCTCCGGGAGCCGCTGCCGCCCGGCGCACAGCCGCCGATGCCGGTGCCCGGCCAGGGCCAGCCCGGCTGGTACGCACCGCCCCCGCCGCAGCCGAACGGCATGGCCCCGGCGCCCGCCCCGGTCCCGCAGAACCCGTACGCCGCCCCGGGCGCCCCGCCCGCCGCACCGGCCCCGCCGTCCTCCGGCCCCGCCCCCGCCGCCCCCGCGCCCGCGCCCGCGCCCGCCACCGACCCGACCACGCCCGAGGACGTCCGATGA
- a CDS encoding ABC transporter permease subunit translates to MSTPQPPAAPAAPGQPHPAYTSPIPVVRTHLGHAVASEWTKIRSVRSTVWTLGIFVLLVVGIGLLTGLVVSASSSSLDGENALGLGFFGLLLGGMCLITLGVMTTASEYGTGMVRTTMTACPSRGRVLAAKGIVFFLVAFVVTLVSTTLVALTHVAMTRDNGAVEPTGAEWLKATVGVSLYMALLGLLSLAVGSVVRHSAGAITIMIGAVLAPLVIALFMFAESLENVRMALFEYSIPNQMSIFYANSLSTTGPSGWDPLWIMLGVTVAVYAGAFALLEKRDV, encoded by the coding sequence ATGAGCACGCCCCAGCCCCCGGCGGCACCGGCCGCGCCCGGTCAGCCCCACCCCGCCTACACCTCGCCGATCCCGGTGGTGCGCACCCACCTCGGGCACGCCGTCGCCTCCGAGTGGACCAAGATCCGCTCGGTGCGCTCGACCGTGTGGACGCTCGGCATCTTCGTCCTGCTGGTCGTCGGCATCGGACTGCTGACCGGCCTCGTGGTCTCCGCGTCCTCGTCGAGCCTGGACGGCGAGAACGCGCTCGGCCTCGGCTTCTTCGGCCTGCTGCTGGGCGGCATGTGCCTGATCACGCTCGGCGTCATGACGACCGCCTCCGAGTACGGCACCGGCATGGTGCGCACCACGATGACCGCCTGCCCGAGCCGCGGCCGGGTGCTCGCGGCGAAGGGGATCGTCTTCTTCCTGGTGGCGTTCGTGGTGACGCTGGTCTCCACCACCCTCGTCGCGCTCACGCACGTGGCGATGACGCGGGACAACGGCGCGGTGGAGCCGACCGGCGCGGAGTGGCTGAAGGCCACCGTCGGCGTCTCGCTCTACATGGCGTTGCTCGGGCTGCTCTCGCTCGCCGTCGGCTCGGTGGTGCGGCACTCGGCGGGCGCCATCACCATCATGATCGGCGCCGTGCTGGCCCCGCTGGTGATCGCGCTCTTCATGTTCGCGGAGTCCCTGGAGAACGTGCGGATGGCCCTGTTCGAGTACTCGATCCCGAACCAGATGAGCATCTTCTACGCGAACTCCCTCTCCACCACCGGCCCGTCCGGCTGGGACCCGCTGTGGATCATGCTCGGGGTGACGGTCGCCGTCTACGCGGGCGCCTTCGCCCTGCTGGAGAAACGGGACGTCTGA
- a CDS encoding LLM class flavin-dependent oxidoreductase: MRVGSFVLGAQFPGQGQGEALHRAVRSAEVAEESGLDSVWLAEHHFVPYGTCPSAVTLAALLLGRTRRIRVGTAVSVLPTVHPVALGEQAALLHVTSGGRFSLGVGRGGPWIDLEVFGTGLAAYEEGFPDSLDLLLRWLREPAVGSAGDRFRFREVPVVPRPSESLTQSAGPEVVVACTSPASVRLAAERGLPMLLGMHVGDEEKAEMVARWRRDARAAGRPAEEIDGAAHVSAGVCQIADRRTDAAETLLKAMPGWLRQGLGAHVTVDGRARRMRDPYAYTELLCGLHPVGTPRLCADRLAATSERTGISRFALLVEGSGDLAATEENVRRLGTEVLPHLR; this comes from the coding sequence ATGCGCGTTGGAAGTTTCGTGTTGGGCGCCCAGTTCCCGGGCCAGGGCCAGGGAGAGGCGCTGCACCGCGCGGTCCGCTCGGCGGAGGTCGCCGAGGAGTCGGGGCTCGACTCGGTCTGGCTGGCCGAGCACCACTTCGTGCCGTACGGCACCTGTCCGTCGGCCGTCACCCTGGCCGCGCTGCTGCTGGGCCGCACCCGCCGTATCCGGGTCGGCACGGCGGTGAGCGTGCTGCCCACCGTCCATCCCGTCGCCCTCGGCGAGCAGGCGGCGCTGCTGCACGTCACCAGCGGCGGCCGGTTCTCGCTGGGCGTGGGCCGGGGCGGCCCCTGGATCGACCTGGAGGTGTTCGGCACCGGGCTCGCGGCGTACGAGGAGGGCTTCCCCGACTCCCTCGACCTGCTGCTGCGCTGGCTGCGCGAGCCGGCCGTCGGCTCCGCGGGGGACCGCTTCCGGTTCCGCGAGGTGCCGGTCGTGCCACGGCCCTCGGAGTCGCTGACGCAGAGCGCGGGACCCGAGGTCGTCGTCGCCTGCACCTCCCCGGCGAGCGTGCGCCTGGCCGCCGAACGGGGCCTGCCGATGCTGCTCGGCATGCACGTCGGGGACGAGGAGAAGGCCGAGATGGTCGCCCGGTGGCGGCGCGACGCGCGGGCGGCCGGACGCCCCGCCGAGGAGATCGACGGCGCGGCCCACGTCTCGGCCGGCGTCTGCCAGATCGCCGACCGGCGCACGGACGCCGCCGAGACGCTGCTCAAGGCGATGCCGGGCTGGCTGCGCCAGGGCCTGGGCGCCCATGTCACGGTGGACGGCCGCGCCCGGCGGATGCGCGACCCGTACGCGTACACCGAACTGCTCTGCGGACTGCACCCGGTGGGCACCCCCCGGCTCTGCGCCGACCGGCTCGCCGCGACCAGCGAACGCACCGGCATCTCCCGCTTCGCCCTCCTCGTCGAAGGCTCAGGGGACCTCGCGGCCACCGAGGAGAACGTCCGGCGTCTCGGCACCGAGGTCCTCCCCCACCTGCGCTGA
- a CDS encoding SCO5389 family protein produces the protein MSLDVSPALLEQAERGEVDEADFVDCVRTSLPFAWEMISSLVAQLKVDGGQFADNQTPPPDEHARGQLLRALASDAIRGALQRHFGVRLAFQNCHRVAVFPLDSSVDETLARFTSARNQLLNQSPELRDC, from the coding sequence ATGTCGCTCGACGTCTCACCGGCCCTACTCGAACAGGCCGAGCGAGGCGAGGTCGACGAAGCAGACTTCGTCGACTGCGTCCGGACCTCCCTGCCTTTCGCATGGGAGATGATCAGTTCCCTGGTGGCGCAGCTGAAGGTGGACGGCGGACAGTTCGCCGACAACCAGACGCCCCCGCCGGACGAGCACGCGCGTGGCCAACTGCTGCGCGCCCTGGCGAGTGACGCCATCCGCGGCGCACTGCAACGGCACTTCGGTGTGCGGCTGGCCTTCCAGAACTGCCACCGGGTGGCGGTGTTCCCGTTGGACTCCTCCGTCGACGAGACGCTGGCCCGCTTCACCTCGGCGCGCAACCAGTTGCTGAACCAGTCGCCGGAGCTGCGGGACTGCTGA
- the nucS gene encoding endonuclease NucS produces the protein MRLVIARCSVDYAGRLTAHLPSAPRLILVKADGSVSIHADDRAYKPLNWMSPPCTLKEGAGDEAGVWTVVNKAGEKLIITMEEVLHDSSHELGVDPGLIKDGVEAHLQELLADRIETLGEGYTLIRREYPTAIGPVDILCRDAEGRTVAVEIKRRGEIDGVEQLTRYLDLLNRDPHLAPVRGVFAAQEIKPQARVLATDRGIGCQVLDYDALRGIEDDKLRLF, from the coding sequence ATGCGTCTCGTCATTGCCCGCTGCTCCGTCGACTACGCTGGGCGGCTCACCGCCCATCTGCCCTCGGCACCCCGGCTGATCCTGGTCAAGGCGGACGGCAGCGTCTCGATCCATGCCGACGACCGGGCCTACAAGCCCCTCAACTGGATGTCGCCGCCGTGCACGTTGAAGGAGGGCGCGGGGGACGAAGCGGGCGTCTGGACCGTCGTGAACAAGGCGGGCGAGAAGCTCATCATCACCATGGAGGAGGTCCTGCACGACTCCTCGCACGAACTCGGCGTCGATCCCGGCCTGATCAAGGACGGCGTGGAAGCACACCTCCAGGAACTGCTCGCCGACCGCATCGAGACCCTCGGCGAGGGCTACACGCTGATCCGCCGCGAGTACCCCACCGCCATCGGGCCGGTCGACATCCTGTGCCGGGACGCCGAGGGGCGCACCGTCGCCGTGGAGATCAAGCGGCGCGGTGAGATCGACGGCGTGGAGCAGCTCACGCGCTACCTCGACCTGCTCAACCGCGACCCCCATCTCGCCCCGGTACGCGGGGTCTTCGCGGCCCAGGAGATCAAACCGCAGGCCCGTGTGCTCGCCACCGACCGCGGCATCGGCTGCCAGGTGCTGGACTACGACGCCCTGCGGGGCATCGAGGACGACAAGCTGCGGCTGTTCTGA
- a CDS encoding ATP-binding protein: protein MDPIDRGPEEYGQGGDGHTPRPRPPRDPLTSDFGQPPVPARTARLVCGDLLLTVNPVDGSEIEVCPPAELPVGPEKRTAADRAAVEQAARPPAPPGPSRPALSLLARQDERERLVRLLARGRSVRLTGPAGSGRTSLLDLVAEDCADLAPDGVVRLSGFHRTADELLHDLFHAVHRAPDHRPDRDELLGRLRETGAVVVLDDAEIGGAALDELLDATPECAFLVAATPDVPGPSADSAVEEVFLTGLDRADSVELLERAAGRALTEAESNWAGDLWFESEGLPLRFVQAGALLRRRDRLRADAEAVDEYGVFADARPEARGDARPGEDPAGEPAEADEAPLPSLGEAAAPAPLLASRLSSPARATLEFAVALGGEVPHQAHLPALVGDTHADAALGELADCGLVSPVGSRYRLAAGVLAQLENAGYADEAPARALTAARHYAWWAGHPSVTPARVAAEADAVLAALAPLVPETVPPAEDEESPAVRLARAAAPAFAAGQHWGAWERALRSGAEAARLAGDVAEQAYFHHELGVLALCGGHLDRARAELEASIGLRGALADKRGAVAGRRALALVADRSGDTPGPGTGTAVLGAAAIGAAAFPAPAADEAVTLPQEPVLPAPGTAAPFPPLRPAPHSPALVTRQEAEGPAHRTAGGGIKGFARRNLVAAGAGALLVAVLGTVVTLGATSDNDADPSERVGVNPSASQGIDDDPLGADRPAEDGDGGAGPATGGPAEPGDDATTTSGDPSPSGSTEPSPEESTPDGGGEDGEGSPGGTTSRPPHTPSSPPPSSPKPAPSDSTDPGTSPDPDPTGSGAPSESASEPPPETSTSASGPAPSGVPESAGASQSATASEGPPEPAPDQVI from the coding sequence ATGGACCCGATCGACCGGGGACCCGAGGAGTACGGCCAGGGCGGCGACGGCCACACGCCACGCCCCCGCCCGCCCAGGGACCCCCTCACCTCCGATTTCGGACAGCCGCCGGTGCCCGCCCGCACCGCGCGGCTGGTCTGCGGCGACCTCCTGCTCACCGTGAACCCCGTCGACGGCAGCGAGATCGAGGTCTGCCCGCCGGCCGAGCTGCCGGTGGGCCCCGAGAAGCGCACCGCGGCCGACCGCGCCGCCGTCGAACAGGCCGCCCGGCCGCCCGCCCCGCCGGGCCCCTCCCGGCCCGCGCTCTCCCTCCTGGCCCGCCAGGACGAACGCGAGCGCCTGGTACGGCTGCTCGCCCGCGGACGCTCCGTCCGGCTCACCGGCCCGGCCGGCTCCGGCCGCACCAGCCTCCTCGACCTCGTCGCCGAGGACTGCGCCGACCTCGCCCCCGACGGCGTGGTCCGCCTCAGCGGTTTCCACCGCACCGCCGACGAACTGCTGCACGACCTCTTCCACGCCGTCCACCGCGCCCCGGACCACCGCCCCGACCGGGACGAACTCCTCGGCCGGCTGCGGGAGACCGGCGCGGTCGTGGTCCTGGACGACGCCGAGATCGGCGGCGCCGCCCTCGACGAACTGCTGGACGCCACCCCCGAGTGCGCCTTCCTCGTCGCCGCCACCCCCGACGTGCCCGGCCCCTCCGCCGACTCCGCCGTCGAGGAGGTCTTCCTCACCGGACTGGACCGCGCGGACAGCGTGGAACTGCTGGAGCGCGCCGCCGGACGCGCCCTGACCGAGGCCGAGTCCAACTGGGCCGGTGACCTCTGGTTCGAGTCCGAGGGGCTGCCGCTGCGCTTCGTGCAGGCCGGCGCCCTGCTGCGCCGGCGCGACCGGCTGCGGGCCGACGCGGAGGCCGTCGACGAGTACGGCGTCTTCGCCGACGCCCGGCCCGAGGCGCGCGGCGACGCCCGGCCCGGCGAGGACCCGGCCGGTGAGCCCGCCGAGGCCGACGAGGCGCCCCTGCCCTCGCTCGGCGAGGCCGCCGCCCCCGCCCCGCTGCTCGCCTCCCGGCTCAGCTCCCCGGCCCGCGCCACGCTGGAGTTCGCCGTCGCCCTCGGCGGCGAGGTGCCCCACCAGGCGCACCTGCCCGCACTGGTCGGCGACACCCACGCCGACGCGGCCCTCGGCGAACTGGCCGACTGCGGACTCGTCTCGCCGGTCGGCTCCCGCTACCGCCTGGCCGCCGGGGTCCTCGCCCAACTGGAGAACGCCGGGTACGCCGACGAGGCCCCGGCCCGCGCCCTGACCGCCGCCCGGCACTACGCCTGGTGGGCCGGCCACCCCTCGGTCACCCCGGCGCGCGTCGCGGCCGAGGCCGACGCCGTGCTCGCCGCCCTCGCCCCGCTGGTGCCGGAGACGGTGCCGCCCGCGGAGGACGAGGAGAGCCCCGCCGTCAGGCTCGCCCGCGCCGCCGCGCCCGCCTTCGCCGCCGGGCAGCACTGGGGCGCCTGGGAGCGGGCGCTGCGCTCCGGCGCCGAGGCCGCCCGCCTCGCCGGGGACGTCGCCGAACAGGCCTACTTCCACCACGAACTGGGCGTCCTCGCGCTGTGCGGGGGACACCTCGACCGGGCCCGCGCCGAACTGGAGGCGTCCATCGGCCTGCGCGGCGCCCTCGCCGACAAGCGCGGGGCCGTCGCGGGCCGCCGGGCCCTCGCCCTGGTCGCCGACCGCTCCGGGGACACCCCGGGCCCCGGCACCGGCACCGCCGTCCTCGGAGCCGCCGCCATCGGAGCCGCCGCCTTCCCGGCCCCGGCCGCGGACGAGGCGGTGACGCTGCCGCAGGAGCCGGTGCTGCCGGCGCCGGGCACGGCCGCGCCGTTCCCGCCGCTGCGCCCCGCACCGCACTCCCCGGCGCTCGTCACCCGCCAGGAGGCCGAGGGACCCGCCCACAGGACGGCGGGCGGCGGCATCAAGGGCTTCGCCCGCCGCAACCTGGTCGCCGCCGGCGCGGGCGCCCTGCTCGTCGCGGTCCTCGGCACCGTGGTGACGCTGGGCGCCACCTCCGACAACGACGCCGACCCCTCCGAGCGGGTCGGCGTCAACCCGTCGGCCAGCCAGGGCATCGACGACGACCCGCTCGGCGCCGACCGGCCGGCCGAGGACGGCGACGGCGGCGCCGGCCCCGCGACCGGCGGCCCCGCGGAGCCCGGCGACGACGCCACCACCACCTCCGGCGATCCGTCGCCGAGCGGGTCCACCGAGCCCTCCCCCGAGGAGAGCACCCCCGACGGCGGCGGGGAGGACGGGGAGGGGTCCCCGGGCGGCACGACGTCCCGGCCGCCCCACACGCCATCCTCGCCCCCGCCGTCCTCGCCGAAGCCCGCCCCGAGCGACTCCACCGACCCGGGCACGTCCCCCGACCCCGACCCGACCGGCTCCGGCGCGCCCAGCGAGAGCGCGTCCGAGCCGCCGCCGGAGACGTCGACCAGCGCGAGCGGTCCCGCGCCGAGCGGAGTCCCGGAGAGCGCGGGCGCCTCGCAGAGCGCCACCGCGAGCGAGGGCCCGCCGGAACCGGCCCCGGATCAGGTCATCTGA
- a CDS encoding STAS domain-containing protein, whose amino-acid sequence MHIRGDHVELVVGGRLDVRSAADARTVLHSAVDDGVGDLVLDLSELDSWDATGLGVIMGAHRRAGRCGRRLVLRGVPPQMQRLLVATRLHRILAIEGGLGVESLPRV is encoded by the coding sequence ATGCACATCAGGGGCGACCACGTCGAGCTGGTCGTCGGGGGCCGCCTCGACGTCCGCAGCGCGGCGGACGCCCGTACGGTCCTGCACTCGGCCGTCGACGACGGAGTCGGCGATCTGGTCCTCGACCTGTCAGAACTGGACTCCTGGGACGCCACCGGACTCGGTGTGATCATGGGGGCCCACCGGCGGGCCGGCCGCTGCGGCCGGCGCCTGGTGCTGCGCGGCGTCCCGCCGCAGATGCAGCGCCTGCTGGTGGCCACCCGGCTGCACCGCATCCTGGCCATCGAGGGCGGCCTCGGCGTGGAGAGCCTGCCCAGGGTGTGA
- a CDS encoding 3-hydroxyacyl-CoA dehydrogenase family protein, with amino-acid sequence MARKLAVIGAGLMGSGIAQVSAQAGWEVVLRDVTDEALRRGTDGIRASYDKFVAKGKLSAADAEAALARITATTELEAVADADVVVEAVFEKLEVKHEIFRALDKLVKDGAILASNTSAIPITKIAAVTERPEAVVGTHFFSPVPMMGLCELVRGYKTGDETLATAREFAESTGKTCIVVNRDVAGFVTTRLISALVVEAAKLYESGVATAEDIDLACKLGFGHAMGPLATADLTGVDILLHATSNIYTESQDEKFAPPELMRRMVDAGDIGRKSGQGFYTH; translated from the coding sequence GTGGCACGGAAGCTCGCCGTCATCGGGGCCGGTCTCATGGGGTCCGGCATCGCCCAGGTCTCCGCGCAGGCGGGCTGGGAGGTCGTCCTGCGGGACGTCACCGACGAGGCGCTCAGGCGCGGCACCGACGGCATCCGGGCCTCGTACGACAAGTTCGTGGCCAAGGGGAAGCTGTCGGCCGCCGACGCCGAGGCCGCCCTCGCCCGCATCACCGCGACCACCGAGCTGGAGGCCGTCGCCGACGCGGACGTCGTCGTCGAGGCGGTCTTCGAAAAGCTGGAGGTCAAGCACGAGATCTTCCGCGCCCTCGACAAGCTGGTGAAGGACGGGGCGATCCTCGCGTCCAACACCTCCGCCATCCCCATCACCAAGATCGCGGCCGTGACGGAACGCCCGGAGGCGGTCGTCGGCACCCACTTCTTCTCGCCGGTGCCCATGATGGGCCTGTGCGAGCTGGTACGCGGCTACAAGACCGGCGACGAAACCCTCGCCACCGCACGGGAGTTCGCCGAGTCCACCGGCAAGACCTGCATCGTCGTCAACCGCGACGTCGCCGGTTTCGTGACCACCCGTCTGATCTCGGCCCTCGTGGTCGAGGCCGCCAAGCTCTACGAGTCGGGCGTCGCCACCGCCGAGGACATCGACCTCGCCTGCAAGCTGGGCTTCGGCCACGCCATGGGGCCGCTGGCCACCGCCGACCTCACCGGCGTGGACATCCTGCTGCACGCCACGAGCAACATCTACACCGAGTCCCAGGACGAGAAGTTCGCCCCGCCGGAGCTGATGCGCCGGATGGTGGACGCCGGTGACATCGGCCGCAAGAGCGGGCAGGGCTTCTACACCCACTGA
- a CDS encoding TetR family transcriptional regulator, which produces MAEGLRERKKRQTRQHLSDVATGLFLERGFDAVTVAEVAEAADVSVNTVYNYFPAKEDLFLDRSRGVVDRLSRWVRGRRRGESAAGAVLRELREEVESVSPRVGLMEGYAAFMRVIQDSPALRSRMWAIGQEVVADLVATLREETAASEDDPMPDLIAGQIDWLHATLMAAVGRRMLDGGRPADVSREMLGLLDAMEELLGERVLNYAVRGAE; this is translated from the coding sequence ATGGCCGAGGGACTCAGGGAACGGAAGAAGCGGCAGACCCGGCAGCACCTCTCGGATGTGGCCACGGGTCTGTTCCTCGAACGCGGCTTCGACGCGGTGACCGTCGCGGAGGTCGCGGAGGCCGCCGACGTCTCCGTGAACACCGTGTACAACTACTTCCCGGCCAAGGAGGACCTCTTCCTCGACCGCTCCCGGGGCGTCGTCGACCGGCTCTCGCGCTGGGTGCGCGGGCGGCGGCGCGGGGAGTCGGCCGCCGGCGCCGTCCTGCGCGAACTGCGCGAGGAGGTCGAGTCCGTCTCGCCCCGGGTCGGCCTGATGGAGGGCTACGCCGCCTTCATGCGGGTCATCCAGGACTCGCCCGCGCTCCGGTCCCGGATGTGGGCCATCGGCCAGGAGGTGGTCGCCGACCTCGTGGCGACCCTGCGCGAGGAGACCGCCGCGTCCGAGGACGACCCGATGCCCGATCTGATCGCCGGTCAGATCGACTGGCTGCACGCGACGCTGATGGCGGCCGTCGGGCGCCGCATGCTCGACGGCGGCCGGCCCGCCGACGTGTCCCGGGAGATGCTGGGGCTCCTGGACGCGATGGAGGAACTGCTGGGGGAGAGGGTGCTCAACTACGCCGTACGTGGCGCGGAATGA